In Longimicrobium sp., the genomic stretch GAGCGCATACGTCCACAGCGCGGACGCGGGGCGGTTCGGCAAAGACAGGGTCAGTCGCGGGATCATCGTTCGGTGGCGGCTGGGGGAGTGGACGTGTCCGGCCCGGGGCCGATCATGTCGAGAATCCAAGTCAGGAAATCACCGCTGAACAGGTCGTGCGGCGGTTGGCGCACCGTTTCGGCTACTCAGCTCGGGCGACATGAGGACTCTCTCCGTCTCCGGGGCGAAGCGCCACCGGATTTCCGGGTGCGCGCGGTAAAGCGAGATGTACTGGCGGAAGAACTCCACCGGGGGCTGCTCGAAGAGCCGCGGGATGCACGCGGTGCCGCAGTGGTGCTCGATCGCCTTCGCCATCTCATAGCCCACGAAGTAGAAGCGCGCATCCTCGTCCCCGGAAAAGCCGCGCTGATAGGCATCTTCCCAGCTGACCCGCCGGGCACCCAAATCG encodes the following:
- a CDS encoding DUF5700 domain-containing putative Zn-dependent protease codes for the protein TCSASFRGEQGPQSVERYLRNAQPARITANFALFDRVLADLGARRVSWEDAYQRGFSGDEDARFYFVGYEMAKAIEHHCGTACIPRLFEQPPVEFFRQYISLYRAHPEIRWRFAPETERVLMSPELSSRNGAPTAARPVQR